The segment CGGGCTGATCGTCGGGTTCCTTTCCCGCGTCGCCGCTTTCGGGGTCTTCTGCGTCATGGCGACGGCGACGGCGATGGTTCACCTGAAGGTCGGGTTCTTCATGAACTGGGCGGGGATGATGCCCGCCGGGCATGAAGGGTTCGAGTTCCACATCCTGGCGATGGCGCTGGCGTTCGCCGTGATGGTGCGCGGCGCGGGGGCCCTGTCGGTCGATCGCGCACTGGCGGGCCGGC is part of the Thermodesulfobacteriota bacterium genome and harbors:
- a CDS encoding DoxX family protein, whose amino-acid sequence is MLKRLVETSDDVTALVVRLALGIVIFPHGAQKALGWFGGYGFAGTLDFFTGKMGIPTIFALLAIAAEFLGSLGLIVGFLSRVAAFGVFCVMATATAMVHLKVGFFMNWAGMMPAGHEGFEFHILAMALAFAVMVRGAGALSVDRALAGRL